The proteins below come from a single Minwuia thermotolerans genomic window:
- a CDS encoding tetratricopeptide repeat protein, protein MQRPFAIIAVCAAAASAAMAIYGFNRFSGETGSPVGAGSVSALEAAVERSPGNAEAWKALGRAHRAAGQPQAAVAAYVRAARLAPRDREVIAALRDLAGAAR, encoded by the coding sequence ATGCAGCGCCCCTTCGCCATCATCGCCGTCTGCGCCGCCGCGGCCTCCGCCGCCATGGCGATTTACGGATTCAACCGCTTCTCCGGAGAGACCGGATCGCCGGTCGGCGCCGGCAGCGTCTCCGCTCTCGAAGCGGCCGTCGAGCGCTCGCCGGGCAATGCGGAGGCCTGGAAGGCGCTCGGCCGGGCCCATCGCGCCGCCGGCCAGCCCCAGGCGGCAGTGGCCGCCTATGTCCGCGCGGCCCGGCTGGCGCCGAGAGACCGGGAGGTGATCGCGGCCCTGCGCGACCTCGCCGGCGCCGCGCGCTGA
- a CDS encoding histone deacetylase family protein, whose product MKVIYSSDQQEHAPRAFISSGRLLDSPERPERAERFLEAVRAAGHDIEAPGNFGRREIAAVHGVDYLEFLETAHERWSALPDASPEVIANVHPGRHMAHRPDHVVGQAGWHMADTACPIGAGTWKAARSAAHCALTGMRFLLENETPVYALCRPPGHHAFADMAGGFCFLNNAAIAAQQAVAAGRTVAILDIDVHHGNGTQGIFYGRRDVMFVSVHAHPGDFYPFFSGYADERGRGEGEGYNLNLPLARGAGDQDYLAAVEKGLAAIRRYGADCVVVSLGLDAQENDPLGILSVTTEGFRRAGRLIGRAATPALIVQEGGYLCPELGANLAAFLSGYLDR is encoded by the coding sequence ATGAAGGTCATATACAGTTCCGATCAGCAAGAACATGCGCCGCGCGCATTTATCTCGAGCGGCCGCCTGCTCGACAGTCCCGAACGCCCCGAACGGGCCGAGCGGTTCCTGGAGGCAGTCCGCGCCGCCGGCCACGACATCGAGGCCCCGGGAAATTTCGGCCGGCGGGAAATCGCGGCGGTCCACGGCGTCGATTATCTCGAGTTCCTCGAAACCGCTCATGAACGCTGGTCGGCGCTGCCCGACGCCAGCCCCGAGGTGATCGCCAACGTGCATCCGGGCCGCCACATGGCGCACCGGCCGGATCACGTGGTCGGTCAGGCCGGTTGGCACATGGCCGACACCGCCTGCCCCATCGGTGCGGGCACCTGGAAGGCGGCGCGCTCGGCAGCGCACTGCGCGCTGACCGGGATGCGCTTCCTGCTGGAGAACGAGACTCCGGTCTACGCGCTCTGCCGCCCGCCCGGGCATCACGCCTTTGCCGACATGGCCGGCGGATTCTGCTTTCTCAACAACGCCGCCATCGCCGCGCAGCAGGCCGTGGCCGCCGGGCGGACGGTCGCGATCCTGGATATCGACGTCCACCACGGCAACGGGACGCAGGGTATCTTCTACGGCCGGCGAGACGTGATGTTCGTCTCTGTCCATGCGCATCCTGGCGACTTCTATCCGTTTTTCAGCGGTTATGCTGACGAGCGGGGACGGGGCGAAGGCGAAGGCTACAACCTCAACCTGCCGCTCGCACGCGGCGCGGGGGACCAGGACTACCTGGCCGCGGTGGAGAAGGGTCTGGCGGCGATCCGCCGATACGGTGCGGACTGCGTCGTGGTCTCGCTCGGCCTGGACGCGCAGGAGAACGATCCGCTCGGCATTCTTTCGGTCACGACGGAGGGCTTTCGCCGCGCCGGCCGGCTCATCGGCCGCGCGGCCACGCCGGCGCTGATCGTGCAGGAGGGCGGCTATCTCTGTCCCGAGCTCGGCGCGAACCTGGCCGCGTTCCTGTCCGGCTATCTGGACCGTTAG
- a CDS encoding multiheme c-type cytochrome codes for MLMSGLRQLGLAVAAAMALMIAGSAAQAAPENVGPEECKDCHSPEYAVWEKTPHAESYKDIHKRDLADKVTEALGERSMKRSDTCGQCHYTEAPNRPGGRVGNNFGVSCESCHGPGSEYINIHNVYGPKGTKKEDETPLHKAERFAKAREAGMRLPRWREDVPDMPTDVNYDVAANCFNCHGMARETLEGDTAGKMLDAGHPLNPDFELVKYSQGTIRHRFYHSTQDNEEMTPAELSRWYVTGQAASLVQAANAMQKTQHAKYIAAQEARAEKARAALGALDLAEAKALLAQPTEANAKALVGKIYGDKMDLSGQVGSMIPPKSEYK; via the coding sequence ATGCTGATGTCTGGGCTGAGACAACTGGGGTTGGCCGTGGCTGCCGCCATGGCCCTCATGATCGCCGGCAGCGCCGCCCAGGCCGCGCCGGAGAACGTCGGACCGGAAGAGTGCAAGGACTGCCACTCGCCCGAATATGCCGTGTGGGAAAAGACCCCGCACGCCGAATCCTACAAGGACATCCACAAGCGCGACCTGGCCGACAAGGTCACGGAAGCCCTTGGCGAGCGTTCGATGAAGCGCTCCGACACCTGCGGGCAGTGCCACTACACCGAGGCGCCGAATCGCCCTGGCGGCCGCGTAGGCAACAATTTCGGCGTTTCCTGTGAGAGCTGCCACGGCCCGGGGTCGGAATACATCAACATCCACAATGTCTACGGGCCGAAGGGCACGAAGAAGGAAGACGAGACCCCGTTGCACAAGGCCGAGCGCTTCGCCAAGGCGCGCGAGGCGGGCATGCGGCTGCCGCGCTGGCGCGAGGACGTGCCGGACATGCCGACCGACGTGAACTATGACGTGGCGGCGAACTGCTTCAACTGCCACGGCATGGCGCGGGAGACCCTGGAAGGCGACACGGCGGGCAAGATGCTGGACGCCGGCCATCCGCTGAATCCGGACTTCGAATTGGTCAAGTACAGCCAGGGTACGATTCGCCACCGCTTCTATCACAGCACCCAGGACAACGAGGAAATGACCCCGGCCGAACTGTCGCGCTGGTACGTGACCGGTCAGGCGGCCTCGCTGGTGCAGGCGGCGAACGCCATGCAGAAGACCCAGCACGCCAAGTACATCGCCGCGCAGGAGGCCCGGGCCGAGAAGGCGCGGGCGGCCCTGGGGGCGCTGGATCTGGCGGAAGCCAAGGCCCTGCTGGCCCAGCCCACCGAGGCGAACGCCAAGGCGCTGGTCGGCAAGATCTATGGCGACAAGATGGACCTTTCCGGCCAGGTCGGGTCCATGATTCCGCCGAAGAGCGAGTACAAGTAA
- a CDS encoding porin — MNHKYLLAGVAAAALLTAGNAYAAAHGSVEDQLKAQSAAIDALSKEVEALKNSTVEQGIGQGVKGVELTISGHINRAMMFISDGNDNSTLTHVDNDAASSRIRFDADAPVSASTTVGARLEMEMESNSSAQAVLDNEVIEDTFATRQAYVFVKGGFGTLVMGHQSEATDGIVHNSFNFAANAGINPEYTNGIANVGVNFLSIGDGDRVDAVRYTTPSFGGAAASVSHAVNGQVTAALRYSGQIGGVGVLGGVGWDSNFGNDTYAGSLGLNFGGIALNGAVGYQDNENAEEDFMYYVGLAHKGNYSDLGPTSLGVDFHVNNGGVGGGDNNKRVGVGLVQGVAAGADAFVGVGHNFGGDGAIESAQTVMAGMIIRF; from the coding sequence GTGAACCACAAATATCTACTCGCCGGTGTGGCCGCTGCGGCTCTGTTGACCGCCGGCAACGCCTATGCTGCTGCTCATGGCAGCGTGGAAGACCAGCTGAAGGCGCAGTCCGCTGCGATCGACGCGCTGTCGAAGGAAGTCGAGGCTCTGAAGAACTCGACCGTCGAGCAGGGCATCGGTCAGGGCGTCAAGGGTGTCGAACTCACCATCTCCGGTCATATCAACCGCGCGATGATGTTCATCTCCGACGGGAACGACAACTCCACGCTGACTCACGTCGACAATGACGCCGCGTCGTCGCGCATCCGCTTCGACGCCGATGCGCCCGTCTCCGCCAGCACCACCGTCGGCGCGCGGCTCGAGATGGAGATGGAATCCAACTCCTCCGCTCAGGCGGTGCTGGACAACGAAGTGATCGAAGACACCTTCGCCACGCGTCAGGCCTATGTCTTCGTCAAGGGCGGCTTCGGCACCCTGGTGATGGGCCATCAGAGCGAGGCGACGGACGGTATCGTCCACAACTCGTTCAACTTCGCGGCGAACGCGGGCATCAATCCGGAGTACACGAACGGTATCGCCAATGTCGGCGTCAACTTCCTCTCCATCGGTGATGGCGACCGCGTCGACGCGGTCCGCTACACGACCCCGTCGTTCGGCGGCGCCGCCGCGTCGGTTTCCCATGCCGTCAACGGCCAGGTCACCGCGGCGCTGCGCTACTCGGGTCAGATCGGTGGCGTCGGCGTTCTGGGCGGCGTCGGCTGGGACTCGAACTTCGGCAACGACACCTATGCCGGTTCGCTGGGTCTGAACTTCGGCGGCATCGCCCTGAATGGCGCGGTTGGCTACCAGGACAACGAGAACGCCGAAGAAGACTTCATGTACTATGTCGGCCTGGCCCACAAGGGCAACTACTCCGACCTGGGTCCGACCTCGCTGGGCGTCGACTTCCACGTGAACAATGGCGGCGTTGGCGGCGGCGACAACAACAAGCGGGTTGGCGTCGGCCTGGTCCAGGGCGTGGCCGCAGGCGCCGACGCCTTTGTGGGTGTCGGGCACAACTTCGGCGGCGACGGCGCCATCGAAAGCGCCCAGACCGTCATGGCCGGCATGATCATCCGGTTCTGA